Genomic segment of Panicum virgatum strain AP13 chromosome 9N, P.virgatum_v5, whole genome shotgun sequence:
GATGGCCTAGACACCAAATGTCGGTGGCAACTACACCTTTATTGTTGTGTTATAACTTAGTGTATGCAATGCTAAGACATATTTCTATTAGGGTACAAAATCAAACTGGAGATACTCGATGAAGTGGAACCCATTTGCTAGatgaatatttttcaaaaaataagcAAAAAAATCAAGTGATTCGGACAAGATTTCAAATATCCATACAAGTTTAAAGTTTTCATTATGAATCAAAGTACAACAATGATTAGCCATGAAGAACAGAAGAACCGACCATCCCATTTCATCCAAACAAAGACCCCAGATATCCCagcgctgacatgtgggccacgCATGTCAGTCGTCCAATTATGGCCGAACCGCCGGTCAGTGTGCCGCGACCCACATTGTGATGTCGCTGGGTCCCACATGTCGAAGGCCAAAGGGCTTCAGCTTTTGGAGGGAAACATCAGCAGTTTCCCCACAGAATTCTCAGCAGTTGTGCCTACCCAAAGCCAGTGACTTATTGGACCAAGTAGCCAAGGCTCACAAGCAAGCCACGGGTGTCAAACAAAATAAGACGAAGAACCGCCACGTCTAGGCTTTCTCTACCCTACGGTTTTTCTCCCCCACAACATCCCATCACAGACCAGGGTTTCTGGCTCTTCCCACCCAACTCCGGCCGCATCACCCCTCGATCCCCTCCAACCGCCGGTCACAACCTTCTCCGCCACCTGCAGGGAGACGATGGGGCGCCATAGGCAGCCACATTACAAATCTGGTCGCTGGGTTGCGAGAAGTCCTGCTTCCTCGAGGCCCTCATCGTCGAGGCACCACGCTGGCCTAGCATCGAACAAGAAGCTAAGGTACGAGCGCATCGAACAAGAAGCCGAGGACATCAAGCCCAATGTCATTTTATTGTACATTCCACTGGGCTTCAAAGCAAGCAACGCCGGCCGCTATAGTAACCCGGGGAATGTTGGGTTTGCCTCTGCAACTCGCGGCACTGAGGTGAGGCAGAACCGTCCAACATTTCTATAGTCGTAGATCTCATTGCATGTTCATCTGTGATGTCTTGATGTAATGCTAGTCTCACTACCATTTATCATGCATTGCAATAATAATTAGATAAAGATTCCCAATTTGTAGATATACTTGACGATTAATGTCACAAGAAGTATGGTTGAGGGAGGAGAGTGTTAATTGTTTAAGATTGCCTGCTAAGTGGGGTATTCAATGATATGCTTAGTATATCCTGCATGCAGGAAGCATTACAAAAAGATTCACACTCGCTAGATGTTAAAAATGAGTAATATTTGGTAAAGGATGAAGGCATTCAATAATTAAGATTGGTAATATTTGGTTAAGGTTGAAGGCATTCAGTAATTAAGGATGAAGGCATTCAGTAATATTTGGCTAAGGAAGAAGGCAATCAGTAAAAATGAGTAATATTAGGCTAAGGCACTCAGTAATATTTGACTTGTAAGCTAAGTGCATCTCTAATATATAAAGGAAGCTCATGATACCGGACCATTTAATCCTATTATTGGTCTTCCAAACAGAGGAAACCTGCAGTGCCACTTCCAGCACGCTATGAACAACAGTATCTCGACGTGAGGGCTATGGCAAAGGAGAAGGGAGTGACATTCTGGCCCATATTTGAGGTGAGAGTAGTCTTCGAATTTAGAGTCTGATGATTTTGTCACTTTGTTTTAATCTCTACATAACAAATGTCTTGTTCATTCTTGTAAACCTGAAGGATGGAAAGGAGTATGTATTTGAATCTGGGAAAATCAAAATCCTAATGCAATTATCGGAAGAAAGTGATGATGAGCGCCATTAAAAGGTTCTGTGCACCAAGGTGTTATTGGTTCTCTTCGTACGCTATCCATCCCCTATCTCCTTATGCTAATTAATTCTCTTGTAAAATGTCGGATCCATGCTAATGCGGAGGAGCTCCGGCTTGCTATCAAGTGCAGGATGAGGCAAGGACGCTGGATGTTTACACTCTATGAATAAACATGATTGTAGCAAGGTTTAATTTAAGCAGAGGAGCATTGTTGTTCAGTTTATCTTTTGTGTTAGAAACTAGTTGCCCTAGTGTGAACGTTTTGCGTCAGGAACTAGTGTGGGTGCCACAAAACAATGTTTGAAGTCAACTAAAATGATCAGTTTGTCTGTGTTTAGTATTCTCTATACGAGAACATGTGTGGTGTTACtgtgatttttttcttcaatgCGTGTGCTTTGATCCGACGATGAACCTGGTCTGCTGCAATCATCGTCATTGGCAATATAAACCTAGGTGTGTGCAGAATGTGTATTTCGGGATGGCAAATGCTTGCTCCTTCTCTCTATGGCAATGTAATCTCTTGTGTCCCCGACATTGAAATAATCCTTGGCAACCAAGATCTGGATACGAATGACAATGTAATCTCTTGTGTCCCCGACATTGAAAATATCCTTGGCAACCAAGATCTGGATATGAATGTTTCACTGTCATGTGGACTCGCACGTCAGTGTCTCATCTGAAAAATTGTACGTGGTTtataataaaacaaaaaaatcaaaaacaaAGTGGAAGTAGGGTTCGAACCTAGACCTTCAACTAGAGAATGCATTGAGCAAACCATTGAGCCACTCGGTGTTTTGTTAACCCACTCATGTAGCTTCAATTATCAATGGATCAATTGCATCACAATATGACTGAAACTGgctgaaatttattggagatgactcaatatgactagcagctactctgtgcaaagcggtgtggctagaattacacccgggccccacgtcaagagccaAACCCTGTAAATAAAATGTcgcattcacactataaaattttatcgaaattgaccagAATTTGttagagatgactcagtattAGTAGCAGCTagtactctgtgcaaagcattGTGGATAGAATTATACGTGGGCCCCACATTTCGAGTCGGACCCAGGAAATAAAATctcacgttcacactataaaattttattgaatttgactgaaatttgttagaGATGAATCAGTATGCctagcagctactctgtgcaaagcagtgtggatAGAATTTCATGTGGGCCCcatgtcaagagccggaccatTTGGGTCTGTTCACAGAAGCCtcactgacgcgtgggcccaaTGATGATGGGGCCACAAAAAGGTCAAATGCACTGGTCCACTCTGCATGCAGTTTGCCCCCTCCACATCCGGTATCATAtggccagtctcaatgggagtttcatggaggcttcataCCATTAactatcatcaattttgctgacatggcaaagAGGGAGACAGATGAAGTTTCATGGGATATAAGGAatgtttcatcaccatgaaaactcatctggcacaggCAGTCTCAAAGGAAGTTTTATGGAGGGTTCATAACATTAATATCATGAATTTTACTGAcatggcaaggagagagaaggctGGAGTTTCATGGGTTGtaaggagagtttcatcacaaTGAAACCCatctggcacagttacctagttccCAGTCTTGGTAACTGGGCCCATGAAACTTCCACTTAGACTTGACTtacctagttctcagtctaggTAACTATGCCATGaaactcccattgagactgACTGGCCTTAACATACCCAATTGGGTCTGTTCTCCGAAGCGTCACTGACTCGTGGGTCCAATGATGCTGGGGCCCACGAGTCTGTGACTGATCACTAAATGCGTCTCCCTTTTCATGCATAAACAAAGCGGCACCGGCGGTTTCCACCCCCACGTCAAGAGTCGGTTCGCCTTTCTCCCCAATCTATCCCATCAACTCCCGCTCGCCGCCTCGCTCCTACCGCCTTGCTTCCTCCATCTACGACTTGGTCCACGCAACTCGCTCCCGCAGCCACGCCTCCGACTCTGCCTCGGATGCAGAGGCAGGCGCCGCTAGGGTCGCACCCTCGTGCCCGCCTCCCCTCCTGCGGTCGCCATTGATGCGCCACCGCCTCTAGTGGAGCATCACTCGGCCCACCTGAGGCGTGACAGGGAAGGAAGGTTCATCGCGGCCAAAGGGACGAGCCACGAGcgcccgaggaggaggaggcgcatccaagaggaagaggaagcggCGGTGGTGCCACTCGTCCTCCACAATGACGAGGAAGACGATGATGAGGACGAAGAGGCCGTCCTTCCCTTTGTGCCTCCTAGCTTCGCACCACACGATGCCCACGCGCAGCCGTCGAGCCGGAGTCTCCCTAGCAATAGGTTAGCATCGATTTGGGCCCGCAGGTTACTATATCGATTTGGAGTTTTTTACTGAGTGGATGGATTTGGGGGTTTTTCTATTGAATCAGATTACTGTAAGTAGTTTAGATCATTATTGTGATATTTTATGTAGCAATTTTAGCAAATGTAATGTCGATTTCACGTGGCAGATTggatttttatattttcaagtgCGGATTGTATGCATTAGAATCAAGTTGAATGTACAGTTTTTAGCATTTGTACTACAATCAAGTTGATTCTATGGATATTAATTGGCATATGTCATGTGTATCATTGATGAGAAATGTGTTGTAATAGCACTCTTCTAGTTTGGATTTGGGATATATAATCAGTTACAATGATTAATTTAGCACTTGCAATCATTCATGTTAAATTATATCTATACTGACATATATAGCAtaaaatggattgtaaatctgTTTTGAATTGTTTGAGATTAATTTAGCACTTGCAAACATTCATGTTAAATTATATCAATACTAACTATATCTAGCCTAAAATGGATTGTGAATCtgtttttaattatttgagcacTTGCAATCATCATGTTAAATTATTTTAATACTGACTATATATAGCATAAGATAGATGCTATATCTGTTTTAAATTGTTTGAGATTAATTTAGCACTTGCAAACATTCATGTTAAATTATTTCAATATTGACTATATATAGCATAAGATGGATTCTATATCtgtttttaattgtttgagaTTAATTTAGCACTTCCAATCATTCATGTTTGAGATTCTAATAGTGACTCTGATTTTGCTAATGAAGATTCATGAGCGCCGCTATGTCTTCAGGATGAATGACAAGATTGCAGTTCATTGCTCATTTTGTACTGACAGCGATGAGGAGATTGGAGAATGGCCGAAGCCGACGAAGACGGAGGTGATATATGGCCCCCCTACCTTAAGATTCCTCAATTCCAATTATATATATGCTAACTTGCCCCTTTGCGGATTGATAGATGAAGCGAAAGGCCGAGAATATCCGCGTCCTCCTGAAGCGCAAGTATTTCCAACCGCCggcaccctcctcctcctcctagcTAGGCTATAGGGTATAACCTATGTAGTTGTACATATGTGTCATGACTTAATAACTTATGTAATCATCAATTAAGTACTTCTTTTGTGTGCTAGCCTTGTGCTTCTGCATGATGGACAACTAATGTAGTGTTTAGTGAAGTTGCAATGGCACCATTGTGGAACCTTATGTAATATATGTTCCATATGTAGTTATAATATCTATCTTTGATCTATTTATCTATGCTGAATGGTTGTGTTCTTGAGTATCATAATTCTGTCAATATTTCTGTCAACAGTGAAAATGGAATTATCTTGCTTGAAATTTTGGCCTCAAATCATATTTAAGGCATCTATGACTCTGACAGGAATATACTTTTTTTTCCGCAATGTTTCATGAGTGGAGATCGTTTCCCCCTGACATTGTCACTCACGTGTGTGCCCAATGCACCACCAGGCCCACGCGTCAGTCTCAGGACCGGATATCCAGATCGCACCtctgcctcctctgcttccttcGCTGACATCGTCACTGACCGCCTATAAtgattcctcctcttcctcatctgCTTCCGTCCACATCTCCGCCTCCAGGTCGACTTAATCTGTCTCCAACTCCACCTCCACTAAAACCCCCACCATGACCATGAAGAGGACCTCGAGCAAAACCCCAACCTCTAGCGAGACGCCCCCCCTGCATCTACACGCATCACAAAGATGGCCGATTAgcaaagaagaaggatggtgcCCTGAAGGGGAATGAGCGCCGTAAGACGGGTATGGTGGGCGGTGCAGTGAAGAAGGACCGTGatgtggagagagagaggaaggaggcaTGTCGTGCCTCTGCCACATCCCTTGAACACCTACTCTACCATTTATGAATGGTCGAGAGATCTTGCTTTGCTATCAATGTGTGTTTGCAGGATACTGTGATATATTCTTGGCATGAGTGGAGATATATTTCTCAGGAGCTGGTGGATAGGATTACTCAGTGGGAGTGAGCAACTTAACCTGATCATTTGATTGGGGGCTGGAGGTGTGTGTGTTGAACACACCCTGTGAGTACTTGTGGCTGGTACAACTGTTTCCCTATGGGGAATCGATCCTTCGGGTTCAGAGAGGGACTGGAGGAGACTATTGTGGACTGCGGACTGTTGCGGCGGAGACGCACAGGAGACGAAGACGCTTGCTCTGGCTACTAATGCCTGAGTTAGTCATGCATGGACATGAACTATGTTGAgcatgcacaccacttatccttatGCGGGAGGATCTAGTTTGAGCTGGCTACGCGCAGGACCAAGCCTGCAAGAGGATAGAGATCAGGGCAGGGGGAGGTCTAGTATTGTCGTGAAGGGGTACTGGTCCTCACGAGCCCCAACACAGCACGGAGAGGCTTCATAGTTCCAGGGTGACCTCTCGTGGGAGGACGCACCCAGACCTGGGAAAGCAGGATGGTGGTCGCAGCCATTAGTTTCTTTACAGTAGACTGGTGTCTTGTCGTCCAGAAGGGTCATTCATGGCTGGCTTCGATTCGAGTGGGTctaggtgtacaacccctgtagggtgaaaactatatgtatagccacgtactcggtcatgtacaactctgatCCTATTTCACTTCCATAAAATAGTGTTACTTGATTTCTACCTCCCCCCTTTGAGATGCTTTCCCTGCCGATGTGCAGTTGAGGtgcgaggagagggagttctCACACCGCCTTCGTGGGGTATGTTTATCTGAAGGTTTGAGTAGATAGGCAGTCCGGGGGGCCGGAATGGCCCGAGTCTGGAGGATGGATGATATACTCGTATTGCTGCTTGCATATAGGAAACCCTTGCCATTCCATGAACTATTTTATACCCGTAGCATAGTCCGCTTAAAGCTGCATATGGATGGTGACGTGAgcctatcccatccttggggatagtttgtCAAGATACAGGGTCCAAATCGGAGTTCGACACCAATAATGATAGATGGTACAACTGAAGCTCGTGCTACACTCAAGTTTGCCTGTGGATATAAGGAGTCCAGATGGAGAGGCCCTGAAGCCTAGCTACTGCTATCATTTTCTGCTTGCTCTGAATTAACCCAACGGGCTTGTAGTGGGAGAATTGTACTACAAATCCCAAGAatttatgtaataattaaacctATGATTGTACTATTTAAGGGGTATGACCGTGATATTTCCTGAAATGATAAATCTTTAATGTGATAGCGTCAGATTCACGAATTATCACACcgatacagggagtcgggttcGCCTTACGGGAACCCGGTTCGTTTCATATGACGAACTTGAATTTTGCTTCATAGATGTGGTACGttcaatgataaaattttaaaacgTCCCGCACAATCGTGGAAGTTGCTATTTCAACTAGTGGTGGGAATGCAGAGGAGGAGGTGGGATGGCACTGGGTGAGTGGAATCGGATGGAGGTGTTGGAAAGCGGCTGGATTTTAGCCTTGGCTCAACTCAGCCATGGTGAAGGAGAGGAAGAGTGAAGAGGTAGGTGACGATGAGTGGAGACCACatgtacactactagaaaaagtgcCTTTGGCACCGGTCACGGATGGCCTTTGGTACCAGTTCTTAAAACCGGTACTAGGCATCCGGGACCAATGGCTCTAGCCATTAATACCAGGTGAATGACCCGGTACCTTTGGGTACCTTTGCACTGCGTCAAAAGAAAATAGGGGCACATTGCAGTGACTAGGATTCGAACCCGTGACCTCTTGTCTCACGCGTATCTCCTTTACCACCTCATCTACCGCAGGTGTGACTGAGGGgaagatatttttcttttgaagtaacctaTGAAGcacttttagtaccgggtggtagaCACCACCCGATACCAAAGGCTAgacataggtaccgggtgatgttTTCACCCAGTACTAATGTGAAAAGATCCATTAGtgccgggtggtaacaccatcCGGTACCAATGTCTAGCCTTCGGTACCGGGTGGTATTaacacccggtactaaaggatCCCTGGATTTTTCCATGCAACTCAAAagaacctttggtaccgggttattTTGGTTTTGTTACATTTGAGGTGTACCGATGGcctcttttctagtagtggtaAGTGGGGGAGGGGAAAGCCAAAGCAGCAAAAACCACTGCACAAACCACTTTGATTATTCTAGGGATAATTTATCCAGTTTTGAAAAGTTAGAGAGCATAGTTGTCTGATTTTGAAGTTTGTTGTGCTTTTCAAACTCGGCCACAAGTTTAGAGAATAAAAAGGACTTTACTCTTGACTCGACTAGGAAATGCGCAGCTACAATGATTTTTTGTATACAACACGCATTCAAGCCTAAAACGAGCACAAACATACGAAGGAAATGATGCTACAGTGGTCTTAGTTTACGCGCACCAAAAACAGCAAATATCTGGAACCTACttgcaaataaaaaaacaatatCTGGAACCTACTTGCATTCATGGACTGATGAGAACCATGTGAGAGTGAGACGGCGAAGGACGGTGTCGGGGTGATACTGTATTAATTGTACTATACCGAGCTGACAACGTTTCATAACTGCCGATGACTGCTGCGGGTACAGTGATGACATGAATGAGCTACTCCCCACCGGAGACTGAATAATTACTCCATGCCATCTACTACTCCAACAAAACAACTGCGCGGTAGTAACTGCAATTTTGTATCACGCACCGTACGTCCCAGCTCGGGCTCTATAAGGACGCCCCGCCCCGCGACATGGATGGGATCGGAGCAGCCACACAACACTCGTGTCCATAACACGATCGATCTCCTGGACTGCGAGCCGCTTCAGCACACCCATGGCCATGGTCTTGGCAACAACAACCTTGTTCAGGTGTGGTGGCTACCCGCCCTGTAAACCAAATCTTCCTGCTGGTAGAAACAGGCCACAAacaaaagcagcagcagctgctggtgcTGGGAATGGCGTCCGAGTGATCAACCGCCGCAGCTGGTACGTGCAGTGTCTCATCAGTAGCACGGCTACATACGTTTTGGGCACATCATCCACTATGTAATTAATGTCGCGTGACTATATTAACTAATCTTGACGATGGAGCTGGGTTGCGTGATTTTTGACGTAAACAAGTTGAGTCGTCGTGACTCGTGAGTGCATGCAGGAGGTGCAGGAGTACGGCTGCAGCTACAGCGAGTAGAGATGATACTACGCCCGGACGCCGCCggcaagagaagaagaagaacatcgtggacgaggaggaggaatgGCGTAGCTACCTGGCGCCGGAGAGGCTGGAGGTGCTGAGGGAGATTGAGCCGTGGGTGGAGGAGCACGTGCTGCCGCTACTCAAGCCGGTGGAAGCATCCTGGCAGCCGTCCGACCTGCTGCCGGACCCTGCGACACTGGGCAGCGACGGCTTCCACGCCGCGTGCCTTGAGCtccgggagcgggcggcgggtgTGCCCGACGAGCTCCTCGTGTGCCTCGTGGCCAACATGGTCACGGAGGAGGCGCTGCCCACGTACCCGAGCGGGCTGAACCGCTTCGAGGTCGTGCGTGACGCCACGGGCGCCGACGCCACCGCGTGGGCGCGCTGGATCCGCGGGTGGTCGGCCGAGGAGAACCGCCACGGCGACGTGCTCAACCGCTACATGCACCTCTCCGGCCGCTTCGACATGCGCGAGGTGGAGCGCACCGTGCAGCGCCTCATCCGCGACGGGATGGCCGTGCACGCGCCGGCCAGCCCGTTCCACGGCTTCGTCTACGTTGCCTTCCAGGAGCGCGCCACCGCAATCGCGCACGGCAACACGGCGCGCCTCGTGGGAGCCCGCGGGGCCGGGGACGGCGCGCTCGCTCGCATCTGCGgcaccgtcgccgccgacgagaAACGGCACGAGGCGGCCTACACACGCATCATGGGGAAGCTCTTCGAGGCCGACCCGGACGCTGCCGTGCGCGCGATGGCGTACATGATGCGGCGCCGGATTGACATGCCGACCGCCTTCCTCAACGACGGCCGCCACAGCGGCGGCCACTTCTACGCTCGCTTCATCGCCATCGCCGAGAAGGCCGGAACGTACACGTTGTCCGACTACCGCTGCATCCTCGAGCACCTGATGCGGCAGTGGCGCGTGGGGGACCTCACGGCAGGGCTCTCCAGCGACGGGAGGCGCGCGCAGGACTACCTGGGCGCGCTGCCCCACAAGATtaagaggatggaggagaagGCCCACGATAGGGCGGTCAAGGCAAAAAAGAAGACCACACTCATCCCGATCAACTGGATCTTTGATAGGCCCATCAGCGTTGTTGTACCCTAATATTCCTGCTATATGCTGTagtattttttcttctttgctaTCGTACCCTTCTTATTAGTTCGTTAGTAGTATTTGCTTTATAGATTCACGTGAGTTTTTCTCATCGCAGTGTTTAGGTAACTGTTGTATGTTGTCCTATATATCTAAATGCATGTACTGTATGTTGGTACGAGTAGGTATTTACTCCATATATGTTCTAAATTACAGATCATTTTAACTTTAGATATACAGTATTTTCTATGTATCTAAATAATATAACAAATATTAAGGTGCATAGTAAATACTATAAAAAACATATAATTTAGAACAGGGAGAGTAGTGAAGTAGGATCTAGGAAGAAGAGTATGTCAT
This window contains:
- the LOC120692605 gene encoding acyl-[acyl-carrier-protein] desaturase 6, chloroplastic-like, coding for MAMVLATTTLFRCGGYPPCKPNLPAGRNRPQTKAAAAAGAGNGVRVINRRSWRCRSTAAATASRDDTTPGRRRQEKKKNIVDEEEEWRSYLAPERLEVLREIEPWVEEHVLPLLKPVEASWQPSDLLPDPATLGSDGFHAACLELRERAAGVPDELLVCLVANMVTEEALPTYPSGLNRFEVVRDATGADATAWARWIRGWSAEENRHGDVLNRYMHLSGRFDMREVERTVQRLIRDGMAVHAPASPFHGFVYVAFQERATAIAHGNTARLVGARGAGDGALARICGTVAADEKRHEAAYTRIMGKLFEADPDAAVRAMAYMMRRRIDMPTAFLNDGRHSGGHFYARFIAIAEKAGTYTLSDYRCILEHLMRQWRVGDLTAGLSSDGRRAQDYLGALPHKIKRMEEKAHDRAVKAKKKTTLIPINWIFDRPISVVVP